The window TGACTCAAACCTATGTTATAACTGCTACTCTACAAGACACTACACCAAGCCCCACACCATCTATTAGCCCTTCGCCAAACTCATCACCGACAGTTGAAGCTGGTGCCGTGCAGGCGGTTGTAACTGTGACAGATACCCCAACCTGGCTGGTGGTGGAGGCCGATGGTAAGGAAATTTTTAGAGGCACTATGTTGTCGGCTACCTCGCAAACTTTTTCGGCAGCCGATGTACTGACTCTGGCTACTGGCAACGCTGGAGTAACGCGGGTTGCGCTAACTAATGAGGTGGTGCAGAATAAAGATTTGGGACTGCTGGGGGCACCCGGTGAAGTGCGTCGTGGCGTAGAGTTGCGTCGCGATACAAATTAGGAGGTTTTATGGCTAAAGATGCATCTTTTGATGTAGTAAGTAAGTATGATGTGGCAGATATGATAAATATTGCCGATCAGGTTAAGCGTGAGCTGGCAACGCGCTATGACTTTCAGGGAACTGGTTCGGAGATTGAATTTGATAGAGAAAAGTCTGAGTTGCGGCTAAAGTCAAATTCAGAGATTAAATTACGAGCTATTAAGGACGTAGTTGAATCAAAATTTATTCGTCGCTCGGTGGATTTGAAGTTTTTAGATAATAGCCAGGAAATTACGCAGAGTGGCATGGAGTATAAGTGGACGCTTGCTTTAAAGCAGGGTCTCGATCAGGAAAAAGCTAAGCAGGTATCAAAGATTATTCGCGATCAACATCCCAAGGTTAAGAGTTCTATTCAGGGGGATGCCATTCGGGTGGTGAGTGCAAGCCGGGATGAACTGCAGGCTGTGATGCAGACACTGCGTACGGCTGACCTACCATTTGCTGTAAGCTTTGAAAATTTTCGATAAAAAGTATAAAAACCGAAAAAAGAAGCACAAAATCTCTTGACCTGTACGTATATTGTTCGGTACTATGATTGGTGAACGCAAGAATATAAGATAGGAGAGGTGGATTATGCCAGCTATAACAACCAAGTTAGAAAAAGGAGCAGTAG is drawn from bacterium and contains these coding sequences:
- a CDS encoding YajQ family cyclic di-GMP-binding protein, translated to MAKDASFDVVSKYDVADMINIADQVKRELATRYDFQGTGSEIEFDREKSELRLKSNSEIKLRAIKDVVESKFIRRSVDLKFLDNSQEITQSGMEYKWTLALKQGLDQEKAKQVSKIIRDQHPKVKSSIQGDAIRVVSASRDELQAVMQTLRTADLPFAVSFENFR